In Gymnogyps californianus isolate 813 chromosome 1, ASM1813914v2, whole genome shotgun sequence, the following are encoded in one genomic region:
- the FAM131B gene encoding protein FAM131B yields MGCIGSRTVGNEVIAVDWKGLKDVDQINMDSTSSLHGSSFHRPSTEQTRTDFSWDGINLSMEDTTSILPKLKRNSNAYGIGALAKSSFSGISRSMKDHVTKPTAMGQGRVAHMIEWQGWGKGNSQQQQHTHETARKDADAYSDLSDGEKEARFLAGVMEQFAISEATLMAWSSMDGEDVSVNSNQENPAGNYSENYQELMESQEHMAQTQYDSWPHSYVSQGMYCLGSSDAWETSDQSLIASPATGSYLGQNFDESQTNLQEMWPLQTAQGGGGAESSTYMEDHLEDEGNPRLEKAPLLNKKPSPEEDDAVCRDLESLSPREEMEHAALSRKVSDVTSSGVQSFDEEEGETNN; encoded by the exons GAAACGAGGTGATTGCAGTAGACTGGAAGGGACTGAAAGATGTGGACCAAATCAATATGGACAGCACCAGTTCACTGCATGGCAGCAGCTTCCATCGACCTTCCACTGAG caAACACGAACAGATTTCTCCTGGGATGGTATCAAT ctctCCATGGAAGATACGACCTCCATCCTCCCCAAGCTGAAACGCAACTCCAATGCTTATGGGATTGGGGCTTTGGCTAAATCATCTTTCTCTG GGATATCTCGCAGCATGAAGGACCATGTCACAAAGCCAACGGCTATGGGCCAAGGCCGTGTGGCTCACATGATTGAATGGCAAGGCTGGGGCAAAGGtaacagccagcagcagcagcacacgcATGAGACAGCACGCAAAGACGCTGATGCCTACTCAGACCTGAGTGATGGTGAAAAGGAGGCCCGGTTCCTTGCAG GAGTGATGGAGCAATTTGCTATTTCTGAGGCAACTCTCATGGCCTGGTCCTCCATGGATGGTGAGGATGTGAGTGTAAACTCAAATCAGGAGAATCCAGCAGGCAACTACTCTGAGAACTATCAGGAGCTAATGGAGAGCCAAG AGCATATGGCCCAGACGCAGTATGATAGCTGGCCTCATTCCTACGTCTCGCAGGGCATGTATTGCTTAGGTTCATCCGATGCCTGGGAGACCAGTGACCAGTCCCTCATCGCTTCCCCAGCAACTGGCTCCTACTTAGGTCAGAATTTTGATGAGTCCCAGACAAAccttcaggaaa TGTGGCCCCTGCAGACTGCTCAGGGTGGGGGTGGGGCTGAGTCCAGCACATACATGGAGGACCACCTTGAGGATGAAGGGAACCCACGGCTGGAGAAGGCTCCTCTCCTAAACAAGAAGCCCTCTCCAGAGGAGGATGATGCAGTGTGCCGGGACCTGGAATCACTGTCTCCTCGAGAGGAGATGGAACATGCTGCACTGAGCCGCAAAGTCTCAGATGTCACCTCCTCTGGGGTGCAGTCCTTTGatgaggaagagggagaaacaaACAACTGA